The genomic region TTGGTCTCTCTGCTGCCATCGACCGGGGCGCACCGGTTGGCGGCGTCATCGAAACCGGGGCGCGGCTGCATGCCTGGCTTCGCCTGCCGCTGGCCGGTGCCGATGGCCGGATCAGTCAAGTGCTGTGCCATGACGAGGAACTCGCCAGCCGCCGCCTGCTGCTCACCCCGCCGGGTGGCGCAGCTATCCACCAGAAATCGAACTTATACGCCGCCTGAATCCCTGCCGCACCGGGCACGGCGTTGCGGGGATAGGAAAGTTATCCTACACTGCCTGATCTCGGGTAGTCTTCTGCCTGTTCCAGATAGCAGGAGGATGACTTGTCGGATTTCGATCCCCGGAAAGATGAAGACCGCGCCTATCTCGCCGGTGCCTTGACCGCTTATGCGCTTGGGCTGAAAGCGGAAGAGGTGCTGGGCGGCGGACGCGGCTCCGCAGCGGAGTCACGGGCGAGGCAAGTCGCGATGTACCTGCTGCGCGCCAGCCTTGGCATGAGCCTCAGCCGCGTCGCCCGTGCCTTCGGCCGTGACCGGTCCACCGTGGCCCATGCCTGTCATGTCATCGAGGACCTTCGCGACGATCCTGACTTCGACCTCTGGGTGGAGCAGCTCTCTCTGGGCCTGTGCAGCGTGGCTGTTTTGAGCGGTACGTCCTATGACGATGCGAGGATCGCCTGTGCCGGTTAGACGCGACCATATTCTGACAGGGTGGCGGACATGCCGCCTGCTGCGCACGGGCGGCCTGATCGTGCGGGATGGCGCGGCTTTCCGGGTCCATCAGTGGGCAGATGAGCGCAGCCGCCGTTGCGGGCGCCTTCCGGCCCATGTCGTGGCGCGCCTGAAGGCGGCTGATTTCCTGACCGCTTTCCGTGGCGATCCGGACCGATTGGTGCAGGCCGGTGACCTGCCGCTGGAAAGGCCGCGACCGGTCGCTGCGCCGGCGTTGATGGATGAGATCGCAAAGGTCCGCGTACTGGATCATCTCGCCAGTTCGGAGCCGCAAGCTGTTCGCCTTCGCGCGGCAGCGGGGCGGTTCAGGGCGGACTACCACCTCGCGGCTTCGCCGGGGCGGTTGCGGACTGATGACCCGAAATCCCGGGCCGCCGCGCGTGACCGGCTGCTGGCGGTCGAGCAGTCGCTCGGGCCCGGCAGGGCAGGCATGGCCGAGATGCTGGTGCTTGACAGGTTCACACCGTCTGCGCTTCGCGAGCGAACGGGCGCCGGTCTGGAAGACGCGCGCAATGTGATGATGGATCTGGCGGGGGTCTATCGCCTCATCATGCCGGATCAGGAAGCGGACAGGGCTTTCGCATCGTCCTGAATGCGCGCGAGCATGGAAGCGAGCCCGTTGGAGCGCTGGGCCGTCAGTGCGCCGCTGACGCCGATTTCGTCCAGGAAGGCCTTGGCGTCGAAGGACAGGATCTCTTCCCGTGTCGCGCCGGAATAGAGCTGGACGAGCAGGGCGATCAGGCCGGACACGATCATCGCATCGGATTCTGCCCGCAGCACCAGCTTGCCATCGTCCCGGCCGGTGACCAGCCAGACCTGGCTGGCACAGCCGCGCACGCGGGTTTCTTCGGTCCGTTCATGCGGTTCCAGCGGCGGGTTCGCCTTGCCCAGATCGATGATGTGGGCGTAGCGCGCCTCCCAGTCTTCGAGCCAGGAGAAGTCTTCGCGGATGTCGGCGGCGGTTTCGGCAATGCTCATGGGCGCTGACATGGGGCATCCGGCCCCAAAAGAAAACCCCCGGCAGCCATCGGCCCCGGGGGTAAAGGTTGAGAGATGGAAGGGGCTTACTGGTAGACCCCACCAATGCACTTGCCCACATCGGCAAGCGCGTGCTCTCCGATACAGAAAGGTACTTCGTACTGCTGGTTCGCAGCGGCAACGCACTGCTGCAGGTTCAGGTTGGCCATGTTCATGCAGCCGCGGGTTTCGCGTTCAGACATGGCGCTGGACATCTGGGCCGGGCTGGCGGCTTCAGAGCCCATGACACGGAAAGCGGCGAGGGTGGCGATCTGGTCGGCGATCGGTTCCTTGCCATATTTCACGCGCTTGCGATTGAGGTTGAGGCCGGAGGTCACCGCAGCCGGGAAGCGCACGGCGCTGGCCGCGCTGGAAACATTGTCCCACAGCGAAGGTGCACCGGCGACGCCGGCCTGCACCAGCACACCGTCGATTTCGGAGGCGCTGAAGGCGTTGACCAGCGGCTGGCTGGCCGGGATGCCGGCCTTCTGGATCTTGTCGAGCGTGGTCGCCTTGGCACGCGAATTTCCGATCTTGGCCTTGGCCCAGCCGGATGCCTGCAGCGAGTAGGCCTGTTCCTTCACGAAGGCGGCGGCGCTGGTCAGGCGGCGGCTGTCGGCCTCGGTTGCGGCGAGTGCAGCGCTGACGGCCGTGTCCCCG from uncultured Hyphomonas sp. harbors:
- a CDS encoding helix-turn-helix domain-containing protein encodes the protein MSDFDPRKDEDRAYLAGALTAYALGLKAEEVLGGGRGSAAESRARQVAMYLLRASLGMSLSRVARAFGRDRSTVAHACHVIEDLRDDPDFDLWVEQLSLGLCSVAVLSGTSYDDARIACAG
- a CDS encoding SufE family protein gives rise to the protein MSAPMSIAETAADIREDFSWLEDWEARYAHIIDLGKANPPLEPHERTEETRVRGCASQVWLVTGRDDGKLVLRAESDAMIVSGLIALLVQLYSGATREEILSFDAKAFLDEIGVSGALTAQRSNGLASMLARIQDDAKALSAS